From a single Chiloscyllium punctatum isolate Juve2018m chromosome 29, sChiPun1.3, whole genome shotgun sequence genomic region:
- the prkd2 gene encoding serine/threonine-protein kinase D1 isoform X3, translated as MLFGLVRQGLKCDGCGLNYHKRCAFSIPNNCSGARKRRLSNTSLTGSISSRLSVSELLLTSPSDTQKSLVETVSLKEKRLNLGIYTGRPIELDKIFLSKVKVPHTFAVHSYTRPTVCQFCKKLLKGLFRQGLQCKDCKFNCHKRCSEKVPNDCLGESIVNGDVMSPGIDVDVNMEDVTDDGDGDKTLTMDDFDESPTTPSHRSENGYPGDDDSPNRMMSDPMASNIPLMRVVQSVKQTKRKSSTTLKEGWVVHYSNRDALRKRHYWRLDCKCITLFHNDTGNKYYKEIPLSEILGVEPAENSATIPHCFEIRTGNVVYFVGENPASHPPSGSGDPGSVSWVEEAKAWEAAIRQALKPVIFQDTQDPQEQTPHRQASVNFSVPNSQSLENVDIAIVYQIFADEVLGSGQFGIVYGGKHRETGRDVAIKVIDKLRFPTKQESQLRNEVAILQGLSHPGVVNLECMFETPEKVFVVMEKLHSDMLEMILSSERGRLPERITKFMITQILVALRHLHFKNIVHCDLKPENVLLASAEPLPQVKLCDFGFARIIGEKSFRRSVVGTPAYLAPEVLLDKGYNRSLDMWSVGVILYVSLSGTFPFNEDEDINDQIQNAAFMYPPNPWKEISQEGIDLINNLLQVKMRKRYSVDKSLSHPFLQDQQTWLDLRELECKIGKRYLTHESDDPRWEQRSQAQHLQYLPHLTKQPPPAASSGSRDVQRLSERVSIL; from the exons GTTGCGGACTGAACTACCACAAGAGGTGTGCGTTTAGCATCCCGAATAACTGCAGTGGGGCCAGAAAGAGGCGACTGTCCAACACCTCGCTGACAGGATCCATCAGCTCGCGATTGTCAGTCTCTGAGCTGCTCCTCACTTCACCAAGTGACACCCAG AAGAGCTTGGTGGAAACAGTGTCTCTGAAGGAAAAGCGTCTGAACCTGGGCATCTACACGGGACGGCCGATTGAGCTGGACAAAATCTTCCTGTCAAAGGTCAAGGTTCCCCACACGTTTGCTGTGCACTCCTACACCCGGCCCACAGTCTGCCAGTTCTGCAAGAAATTGCTGAAGGGGCTGTTCCGTCAGGGGCTACAGTGCAAAG ACTGCAAGTTCAACTGCCACAAACGATGCTCCGAGAAAGTGCCCAACGACTGCTTAGGCGAATCAATCGTCAATGGGG ATGTGATGAGCCCTGGCATTGATGTGGACGTAAatatggaggatgttacagacgACGGCGACGGGGACAAAACCCTGACCATGGACGACTTTGACGAATCACCCACCACCCCCAGCCACCGCTCGGAGAACGGTTACCCCGGCGACGACGACAGCCCCAACAGAATGATGAG TGATCCCATGGCCAGCAACATCCCCCTGATGCGTGTGGTACAGTCTGTCAAGCAGACCAAGCGGAAATCCAGCACCACCCTGAAAGAGGGTTGGGTGGTTCACTACAGTAACAGGGATGCGCTG CGGAAGCGGCATTACTGGAGACTGGACTGCAAGTGCATCACCCTGTTTCACAATGACACCGGGAATAAGTATTACAAG GAGATCCCCCTCTCGGAGATCCTGGGGGTGGAACCTGCTGAGAACTCTGCGACCATCCCTCACTGCTTCGAGATCCGGACAGGCAACGTGGTGTACTTTGTGGGCGAGAATCCTGCCTCGCACCCACCTTCGGGATCCGGAGATCCGGGCAGCGTCTCCtgggtggaggaggccaaggccTGGGAAGCGGCTATCCGGCAAGCACTGAAACCTGTCATCTTCCAGGACACTCAGGACCCCCAGGAGCAGACCCCACACA GACAGGCCTCAGTCAATTTCTCCGTGCCCAACAGTCAGAGTCTGGAGAATGTG GATATTGCGATTGTCTACCAGATCTTTGCAGACGAGGTGCTTGGATCAGGCCAGTTTGGGATTGTTTATGGAG GCAAGCACAGAGAGACCGGGCGGGACGTAGCAATCAAAGTCATTGACAAACTGCGCTTCCCAACCAAACAGGAGAGCCAGCTACGCAATGAGGTGGCCATCCTACAG GGCCTATCTCACCCTGGAGTGGTCAACCTGGAATGCATGTTCGAGACTCCCGAGAAGGTGTTTGTCGTCATGGAGAAGCTTCACAGCGACATGTTGGAAATGATCCTGTCCAGCGAGAGGGGCCGGCTACCGGAAAGGATCACCAAGTTCATGATCACACAG ATCCTTGTTGCCCTCCGGCATCTACACTTCAAGAACATCGTGCACTGTGATCTCAAACCAGAAAATGTGCTGTTGGCGTCAGCTGAGCCCCTCCCTCAG GTGAAACTCTGTGACTTTGGCTTTGCCCGAATCATCGGCGAGAAATCCTTTCGCCGCTCGGTGGTGGGCACCCCGGCCTACCTGGCACCTGAGGTACTTCTGGACAAAGGCTACAACCGCTCCCTGGACATGTGGTCAGTGGGGGTGATCCTGTACGTCAGCCTCAGCGGCACCTTCCCCTTCAATGAGGACGAGGACATCAATGATCAGATCCAGAACGCTGCATTCATGTACCCACCCAATCCCTGGAAGGAGATCTCACAGGAAG GCATTGATCTGATCAACAACTTGCTCCAGGTGAAGATGAGGAAACGATACAGTGTGGACAAGTCTTTGAGTCACCCCTTCCTGCAG GACCAGCAGACGTGGTTGGACCTGCGAGAGCTGGAATGCAAGATTGGAAAGCGGTACCTGACCCATGAGAGCGATGACCCACGCTGGGAGCAACGCAGCCAGGCACAACACCTACAGTACCTGCCCCACCTCACCAAACAGCCCCCTCCTGCTGCTAGCTCAGGCAGCAGAGATGTGCAGAGACTCAGCGAGAGAGTCAGCATCCTCTGA